TGACTGCCTACGAATATGAACACATGCTTTTTTCTGGGTATGCTCGATGGTGTGAAAGCGTAACCATCAATGAGCGTGAATTTCAAAAGACACTGGCTAATTCCGCTATCAATAAATGGTACCTAATCGAGTATTCAAAATGTGAAAAAGAATTTCAGCAGTTAACCGGAAGGTATGATAATCTAACTGCTTCCGATTATAAAAGATGCTACAACGACTGCACATATCGCATGTTTAATATCCGCCCAACAGCATTGTTACAAGAAGTCAAAAAAACACAAGTCTTTGGAGTTATTAAAATCCAAGGATTGAGAATTCCAAGCTTAACCTTTAACCAAAACTAACCAATGAACCCAGAACAACGAAAAGTCAAGATTGCTGAACTAGAGCAATGTCTAAAAGACAATCCAAACCATGCTAACAGGACCACGATTGAAACTGATTTAAGAAAACTAAAAGAAGAGCAACAAAGCAGAACCTACGAACGCGACACCTTTGATGTTCGAAACCATAATTTTCACAGCCAATGAGCGAAAATATAATTACCCGGCTAGACGATTTACACAGCATATTGCAGTATTGCTCCGACAAACAAAAAGTTGGCAAACCCGAATGTTTTACCACATTAGAGCGCATCTGCATCAATCAGGAGCGGGGCGCATTACTAAGCCAATGCAACGAGGAAAACCGAGAGCACGAAATTAGGTTTTACAGCTGTCCGCCAAAACTGGAAAGCAAAATACGCTTCATTCTCCAAAAAGTAATAGACAACAATTTAATAACCCAATAATTTATCATGAACACAGAAACGCAAGCCCCAGTTGATTTAACAACATTTTCACCAGCACAACTAAAAGCAGCTTTGGCAAAAGTGGAAGCCAAAAAAGAAGACGATCGCACAGCTTATAAAGAATTAGTCGAGCAAACAGTACCTAAAGCCGTATTTAAACTCTGCATGGCATCAGAAGCATTGTCGAATGCCAAAACCGAAGCATTTAAGTACTTCGAAGATATTTTAAAGTTGAAATCGGAAGTTTTCGGTATTAAAGAAAAGCAAATGACACACACTTTTTCGTGTGAGAAAAGCGAGATTACTATTGGGTACCGCATCAATGACGGTTGGGATGATACCGTAAATGCCGGAATCGCCAAAGTGGAGCAATTCATCCAGTCATTAGCTAAAGATGAACCTACGGCAGCATTAGTAAGTATGGTTTTTGGTTTGTTGAAAAAAGATGCCAAAGGAAACTTAAAAGGCAGTCGGGTTTTGGAGT
The nucleotide sequence above comes from Flavobacterium branchiarum. Encoded proteins:
- a CDS encoding DUF3164 family protein, whose translation is MNTETQAPVDLTTFSPAQLKAALAKVEAKKEDDRTAYKELVEQTVPKAVFKLCMASEALSNAKTEAFKYFEDILKLKSEVFGIKEKQMTHTFSCEKSEITIGYRINDGWDDTVNAGIAKVEQFIQSLAKDEPTAALVSMVFGLLKKDAKGNLKGSRVLELQKLTKEFNNEEFTDGVDIISKAYKPLKSVWFVDASLINDDGSKTSIPLSLSAVDFSQGYKFEFYNESPIEKE